The Methanothermobacter tenebrarum genome window below encodes:
- a CDS encoding 4Fe-4S dicluster domain-containing protein, with protein sequence MEPYPVINPLECKGCERCILACKGKVLFMSDKINERGYHYVEYKGGGCKGCGNCYYTCPEPHAIEVHIPLKKRRK encoded by the coding sequence ATGGAACCATATCCAGTAATTAATCCACTGGAATGTAAAGGATGTGAAAGGTGCATACTAGCCTGTAAAGGTAAAGTACTCTTTATGAGTGATAAGATTAATGAGAGAGGATATCACTACGTTGAATACAAGGGGGGCGGATGTAAAGGTTGTGGAAACTGCTACTATACTTGCCCGGAACCCCATGCCATAGAAGTGCACATCCCACTTAAAAAGAGGAGGAAATGA
- a CDS encoding AMP-binding protein — translation MASILEKFVNRTEFESYEDFKENFKIIVPENFNFAYDVVDWYAKKHPQKEALVWCNDNGEERIINFKEMKEYSERAANFFKECGIKKGDRVMLTLKGRYDFWFSLLGLHRIGAIAIPATHMLKEKDIIYRIKKADIKMVVCIAEDGVPDCFDKAQEEMGDIPLLKVIVGDEDRPGWINFREKLEEMPKNFKKPEEYPSDEDILLVYFSSGTTGMPKMIKHDHTYPLAHIVTAKYWQNVREDGLHYTVADTGWAKSVWGGIYGQWICGSAVFAYDYDRFNPINMLEKLEKYDITTFCAPPTVYRFLIKEDISKYDLSSIEYAVTAGEPLNPEVFHKFYEQTGLKLMEGYGQTESVVSIANFPWMEPKPGSMGKPAPLYDIELVDNNGDPVDVGEEGEIVIDTSKGKPLGLFGGYYRDEDKTKEVWYNNKYHTGDTAWMDEDGYFWFVGRTDDIIKSSGYRIGPFEVESALISHPAVLECAVTGYPDPIRGQVVKATIVLARGYEPSEELKKEIQDHVKRVTAPYKYPRVIEFVDELPKTISGKIRRVEIRERDMKRAGEQ, via the coding sequence ATGGCATCAATACTAGAAAAATTCGTCAACAGAACAGAATTCGAATCATATGAAGATTTCAAGGAAAACTTCAAGATAATAGTACCAGAAAACTTCAACTTCGCCTATGACGTGGTTGACTGGTACGCCAAAAAACACCCACAAAAAGAGGCCCTAGTCTGGTGTAACGACAACGGAGAAGAACGCATAATAAATTTCAAGGAAATGAAAGAATATTCAGAAAGGGCAGCCAACTTCTTCAAAGAGTGTGGGATAAAAAAAGGCGACAGGGTAATGTTAACCTTAAAGGGCAGATACGATTTCTGGTTCTCATTACTGGGCCTCCATAGGATAGGGGCCATCGCAATCCCAGCAACCCACATGCTAAAAGAAAAGGACATAATATACCGTATAAAAAAGGCGGATATAAAGATGGTGGTTTGCATCGCAGAAGATGGCGTCCCCGACTGTTTCGACAAGGCCCAGGAGGAGATGGGTGACATTCCCCTCCTAAAGGTCATTGTAGGCGACGAGGACAGGCCTGGTTGGATTAATTTTAGGGAGAAGCTTGAGGAGATGCCAAAAAACTTCAAAAAACCAGAAGAGTACCCCTCAGATGAGGACATACTATTAGTATATTTCTCCTCTGGGACTACTGGGATGCCCAAGATGATAAAACATGATCACACCTATCCCCTAGCCCATATAGTCACTGCAAAATATTGGCAGAACGTCCGAGAAGATGGCCTACACTATACAGTGGCTGATACAGGATGGGCCAAATCAGTGTGGGGTGGAATTTATGGTCAGTGGATTTGTGGAAGCGCAGTATTCGCCTATGACTATGATCGTTTCAATCCTATTAACATGCTGGAAAAATTAGAAAAGTATGATATAACAACATTTTGCGCCCCACCAACAGTATACAGGTTCCTAATAAAAGAGGACATTTCAAAATATGACCTTTCAAGTATAGAATATGCTGTGACGGCAGGAGAACCCCTAAACCCGGAGGTTTTCCATAAATTTTATGAACAGACCGGTTTGAAACTCATGGAAGGCTATGGACAGACAGAATCTGTTGTATCCATCGCCAACTTCCCCTGGATGGAGCCCAAACCAGGGTCAATGGGCAAACCAGCCCCATTATATGATATAGAATTAGTTGATAATAATGGAGACCCAGTAGACGTGGGAGAAGAAGGGGAGATAGTCATAGACACTTCAAAGGGCAAACCATTAGGACTCTTCGGCGGCTACTACCGGGATGAGGATAAAACAAAGGAAGTATGGTACAATAATAAGTATCATACAGGTGACACAGCATGGATGGACGAAGATGGATACTTCTGGTTCGTCGGGAGAACCGATGATATAATAAAAAGTTCAGGGTACCGTATAGGACCGTTTGAAGTTGAAAGCGCGCTCATATCCCATCCAGCGGTACTAGAATGTGCAGTTACAGGCTACCCAGACCCAATCAGGGGACAGGTAGTAAAAGCTACAATAGTACTTGCCAGAGGATATGAACCATCCGAAGAACTCAAGAAAGAGATACAAGATCATGTCAAGAGGGTTACAGCCCCCTATAAGTATCCTCGTGTAATAGAATTTGTTGATGAACTACCTAAGACTATTAGTGGCAAGATAAGGAGAGTTGAGATAAGAGAAAGGGACATGAAAAGAGCAGGGGAACAATAA
- a CDS encoding 2-oxoacid:acceptor oxidoreductase family protein — MADERIIKKPKCIHDIFERKGGSAPTATHYCPGCGHGILHKLIGEAIDELGIQERTVLISPVGCAVFAYYYFDCGNVQVAHGRAPAVGTGISRAEDDAIIILYQGDGDLASIGLNETIQAANRGEKMAVFFVNNTVYGMTGGQMAPTTLVGEPTITCPEGRDPRFAGYPLHMCELLNNLEAPVFIERVSLADIKHIRRAKRAVKRALEIQRDGKGYAFVEVLSPCPTNLRQDAEGAQRFINEEMEKEFPVKNFRDKADEVEPLKRDNSDFSKESLDRIFQVEESLPEPKDDPEFGEIKVKIAGFGGQGVLSMGLVLAQAACAESKHVSWYPAYGPEQRGGTSSCAVVISGNVIGSPVVDEPDILIAFNQPSLEEFAHTVPEDGYILYDSTTIKYKGKGNIIGVPAFKIAKSEGAERAANTVMLGVLMELGLTKLSKKSFEDALKFIFSGKEKIIDINLKLLNIGARWARENIMGGPINGL, encoded by the coding sequence ATGGCAGATGAAAGAATCATCAAAAAACCAAAGTGTATCCATGACATCTTCGAGAGAAAGGGTGGGAGCGCGCCCACAGCAACACACTATTGTCCAGGGTGTGGACATGGCATACTACACAAGCTCATAGGGGAAGCCATAGACGAACTAGGAATACAAGAGAGAACAGTCCTCATAAGCCCTGTTGGATGTGCAGTATTCGCATACTATTATTTTGATTGTGGTAATGTACAAGTGGCCCATGGGAGAGCACCAGCCGTGGGGACAGGAATATCACGTGCAGAAGACGATGCCATCATAATACTCTACCAGGGGGACGGGGACCTTGCATCAATAGGATTAAACGAGACAATACAAGCCGCCAACAGGGGAGAGAAAATGGCGGTATTCTTTGTTAACAATACAGTTTATGGCATGACAGGAGGCCAAATGGCCCCAACAACCCTTGTGGGCGAGCCCACCATAACATGCCCAGAGGGTAGAGATCCTAGATTCGCAGGTTACCCATTGCATATGTGTGAGTTACTCAACAATCTAGAAGCGCCTGTATTTATTGAAAGAGTTTCACTAGCGGATATAAAACATATTAGAAGGGCTAAAAGGGCTGTTAAGAGAGCCCTTGAAATACAACGGGATGGTAAAGGTTATGCATTCGTGGAGGTCCTCTCACCTTGCCCAACAAACTTGCGCCAGGATGCTGAAGGCGCTCAAAGGTTTATAAACGAAGAAATGGAGAAAGAATTTCCTGTTAAAAATTTCAGGGACAAAGCCGATGAGGTCGAACCCCTCAAGCGGGATAATAGCGATTTTTCCAAGGAAAGTCTTGACAGGATATTCCAAGTAGAGGAGTCGCTCCCAGAACCCAAAGACGACCCAGAATTTGGAGAAATTAAAGTGAAGATAGCCGGATTTGGCGGTCAGGGCGTGCTTAGCATGGGTTTAGTGCTTGCACAAGCGGCTTGCGCAGAATCCAAGCACGTGTCATGGTATCCAGCTTATGGTCCTGAGCAAAGGGGTGGAACTTCAAGCTGTGCAGTTGTAATATCAGGCAATGTGATAGGCTCGCCAGTAGTGGATGAACCAGACATACTAATCGCATTCAACCAACCTTCACTCGAAGAATTCGCCCACACAGTACCAGAGGACGGATACATCCTCTATGATTCCACAACAATAAAATACAAGGGCAAGGGTAATATCATCGGAGTTCCGGCCTTTAAAATCGCGAAAAGTGAAGGAGCAGAAAGGGCTGCTAACACGGTCATGTTAGGAGTTCTCATGGAATTAGGCCTCACAAAACTTTCAAAAAAATCATTCGAAGACGCTCTAAAATTCATATTCAGCGGAAAAGAGAAGATCATAGACATAAACCTAAAACTACTAAATATAGGTGCTAGATGGGCCCGAGAAAACATAATGGGGGGGCCTATAAATGGCCTATAA
- a CDS encoding helix-turn-helix domain-containing protein encodes MNEKTKEIGVRIKELRELSNITVEEMANYLGVPEETYKRYESGEEDIPASILFEAAHKLGVDMGLLLTGEEARMHIFTVTRKGKGVKVDRRKQYKYEALAEKFIHKKAEPFIVTVEPRKGKPEMNSHPGQEFNYILEGSIKFYIHDNEIILNEGDSIFFDSSYPHAMEALNGKRAKFLAIIM; translated from the coding sequence ATGAATGAAAAAACTAAAGAAATAGGTGTAAGGATAAAAGAACTGAGAGAACTCTCAAATATCACAGTAGAGGAAATGGCCAACTATTTAGGAGTCCCCGAAGAAACCTATAAAAGATATGAGAGTGGAGAAGAGGATATACCCGCAAGCATATTATTCGAGGCAGCCCACAAACTTGGCGTGGACATGGGACTCCTACTCACAGGAGAAGAGGCTAGAATGCATATTTTCACCGTCACAAGGAAAGGTAAAGGCGTTAAAGTTGACAGGCGCAAACAATACAAGTATGAGGCTCTCGCCGAAAAGTTCATCCATAAGAAGGCGGAGCCATTCATAGTAACCGTGGAACCGCGAAAAGGCAAGCCAGAGATGAACAGCCACCCAGGACAAGAATTTAATTATATCCTAGAAGGGAGCATAAAATTTTATATCCATGATAATGAGATAATCTTGAATGAAGGCGACTCAATATTCTTCGATTCATCATATCCACATGCAATGGAGGCCCTCAACGGCAAAAGGGCGAAATTCCTAGCTATAATAATGTAG
- a CDS encoding NosD domain-containing protein, with amino-acid sequence MHNNQQHDHKKTKGDGIILTYGSNNVIYNNTFINNTPQAYAPGTGNRFNLTKTIGGKLLERLQQNRQ; translated from the coding sequence CTGCACAATAACCAACAACACGATCACAAAAAAACAAAGGGGGATGGCATCATCTTAACTTATGGATCTAACAATGTGATCTACAACAATACTTTTATAAATAACACACCACAAGCATATGCTCCCGGTACAGGTAACCGTTTCAACTTGACAAAAACAATCGGAGGAAAACTACTAGAGCGACTACAACAGAATAGACAATGA
- the gatD gene encoding Glu-tRNA(Gln) amidotransferase subunit GatD yields MAYKGLAKKLLEKESIKVGDKIRVKKDNISYDGMLLDRPEDADDKHLVLKLDNGYNIGVEIEDARIELIEEGSKPEIKLPPVDVERNPELPDISIISTGGTVASIIDYQTGAVHPAFTADDLLRANPELLDIANIRGKAIFNILSENMRPEYWVEAANAIAKEIEDGVQGVVVAHGTDTMHYTAAALSFILKTPVPVILTGAQRSSDRPSSDAHLNLISSVIAAKSDIAEVMVCMHASIDDRSCHLHRGTKVRKMHTSRRDTFKSINTTPIAEIKDGKIKILREDYRKRDLVELEVRDKIEPKVALIKTYPGINPEILEYYIDKDYKGIVIEGTGLGHCPEDLIPAIERANEMDIIVAMASQCLNGRVNMNVYSTGRRLLGAGVIPVADMLPETAYVKLVWALGQSSDPETVKSIMLENISGEIEDKSSLRHFQG; encoded by the coding sequence ATGGCCTATAAAGGGCTTGCAAAAAAATTACTCGAAAAAGAATCTATTAAAGTCGGTGACAAAATCCGCGTAAAAAAGGATAATATAAGCTATGATGGGATGCTACTTGACAGGCCAGAGGATGCTGATGACAAACACCTAGTACTAAAATTAGATAATGGCTATAATATTGGAGTGGAGATCGAAGATGCCAGGATAGAGTTGATAGAAGAAGGTTCAAAACCTGAGATAAAACTCCCACCAGTCGATGTTGAAAGAAATCCTGAACTACCAGACATATCCATAATATCAACAGGAGGCACTGTCGCATCAATCATAGATTACCAGACAGGCGCTGTCCACCCAGCATTCACTGCAGACGACCTTCTAAGAGCCAACCCAGAATTATTAGATATTGCGAATATACGCGGAAAAGCCATATTCAACATTTTAAGCGAAAACATGCGCCCGGAATATTGGGTTGAAGCAGCAAATGCCATAGCCAAGGAGATAGAAGATGGAGTCCAGGGCGTTGTGGTGGCCCATGGGACAGATACCATGCATTATACCGCGGCGGCGCTAAGTTTCATCCTTAAAACACCAGTACCAGTGATACTTACAGGAGCACAACGAAGCTCTGACAGACCATCATCTGACGCTCACCTCAACCTCATAAGCTCAGTTATAGCAGCGAAATCAGACATAGCAGAGGTCATGGTTTGTATGCACGCCAGTATAGATGATAGAAGCTGCCACCTACACCGGGGGACGAAAGTAAGGAAAATGCACACTTCAAGAAGGGACACATTCAAAAGCATAAACACCACACCCATAGCAGAAATCAAAGACGGCAAAATCAAAATCCTAAGGGAAGACTATAGGAAGAGAGACCTAGTAGAACTTGAAGTCAGGGACAAGATAGAACCAAAAGTAGCATTAATAAAAACCTACCCTGGTATAAACCCAGAAATATTAGAATATTACATTGACAAAGACTATAAAGGGATAGTTATAGAGGGTACAGGCCTCGGCCATTGCCCAGAGGATCTTATACCCGCCATTGAACGTGCAAATGAAATGGACATCATAGTTGCCATGGCCTCACAATGCCTCAATGGCAGAGTAAACATGAACGTATATAGTACTGGCAGAAGATTACTCGGGGCTGGTGTTATACCAGTAGCTGACATGCTGCCTGAAACAGCTTATGTAAAACTTGTATGGGCCCTTGGCCAGAGCAGCGACCCTGAGACCGTGAAGAGTATAATGCTTGAGAATATCAGTGGCGAGATCGAGGACAAATCTTCACTTAGACACTTCCAAGGGTGA
- the vorB gene encoding 3-methyl-2-oxobutanoate dehydrogenase subunit VorB yields the protein MATQMVKGNTAVIIGAMYAGCDCYFGYPITPASEILHEAAKYFPMVGRKFVQAESEEAAINMVYGAAAAGHRVMTASSGPGISLKQEGISFLAGAELPAVIVDVMRAGPGLGNIGPEQADYTQLTKGGGHGNYKSIVLAPNSVQEMCDLTMKAFELADKYRTPVIVLADAVLGQMAEPLKFPEKAIEHKPDTSWAVCGNKETMKNLVTSIFLDFDELEEFNFYLQEKYKQIKEKEAKYEPYMLDDADIILVSYGISSRISRTAVDITRKEGIKVGLFRPITLSPFPEDELAKLSEDNPKFISVEMSNGQMLEDIRLATGCQDIELVNRMGGNLIQLREVVKKIREVAHGR from the coding sequence ATGGCAACCCAGATGGTGAAAGGGAACACAGCAGTTATCATAGGGGCTATGTACGCCGGATGCGATTGCTACTTCGGATATCCGATAACCCCAGCCAGTGAAATACTCCACGAAGCCGCTAAATACTTTCCAATGGTCGGCAGGAAATTCGTGCAAGCAGAATCAGAAGAAGCGGCCATAAACATGGTATACGGGGCTGCCGCGGCAGGCCACCGTGTAATGACAGCATCATCCGGGCCTGGTATAAGCTTGAAACAAGAAGGAATATCATTCCTTGCTGGCGCAGAACTCCCAGCAGTCATAGTGGACGTAATGAGGGCCGGCCCAGGACTCGGGAACATAGGACCCGAACAGGCCGACTACACCCAACTAACAAAGGGAGGGGGGCATGGAAACTATAAAAGTATTGTTTTAGCCCCTAATAGTGTCCAGGAAATGTGCGATCTTACAATGAAAGCATTTGAACTCGCGGACAAGTACAGAACCCCAGTTATTGTGCTAGCTGATGCTGTCCTTGGACAGATGGCAGAACCTTTAAAATTCCCAGAGAAGGCCATAGAACATAAACCTGACACTTCATGGGCGGTCTGCGGCAACAAGGAGACCATGAAGAACCTTGTAACATCTATTTTCCTCGATTTTGACGAGCTCGAAGAATTCAACTTCTATTTACAAGAAAAATACAAGCAAATAAAAGAAAAAGAGGCAAAATACGAACCCTACATGTTAGATGATGCTGATATAATCCTAGTGTCCTATGGTATAAGTAGTAGAATATCAAGGACAGCCGTTGACATCACCCGAAAAGAGGGTATAAAAGTTGGACTATTCCGTCCAATAACACTCTCCCCATTCCCAGAGGACGAACTAGCCAAGTTAAGCGAGGACAACCCAAAGTTCATATCAGTGGAGATGAGCAACGGCCAAATGCTAGAAGATATAAGATTAGCAACAGGATGCCAGGACATCGAACTAGTTAACAGGATGGGTGGAAACCTAATCCAACTAAGAGAAGTGGTAAAAAAAATCAGGGAGGTAGCCCATGGCAGATGA